One genomic window of Camarhynchus parvulus unplaced genomic scaffold, STF_HiC, whole genome shotgun sequence includes the following:
- the ELOB gene encoding LOW QUALITY PROTEIN: elongin-B (The sequence of the model RefSeq protein was modified relative to this genomic sequence to represent the inferred CDS: substituted 2 bases at 2 genomic stop codons) — protein MDVFLMIRRHKTTIFTEAKESSTVLELKRIVQGILHRPPEEQRLYKADQLLEDSKTLGYFGGXIXTAPPSFPRFAEESFEGLRIEPFSSPPELPDVMKPQDSSGAATDPPLP, from the exons ATG GACGTGTTCCTGATGATCCGGCGGCACAAGACGACGATTTTCACCGAGGCCAAGGAATCTTCGACCGTGCTGGAGCTGAAGAGAATCGTGCAGGGAATCCTGCACCGGCCGCCCGAGGAGCAGCGGCTCTACAAGGCGG ACCAGCTGCTGGAGGATTCCAAGACTTTGGGCTACTTTGGGGGCTAAATTTAGACGGCGCCCCCCT cctttccccgGTTTGCAGAGGAATCCTTCGAGGGGCTGCGCATCGAGCCGTTCTCGAGCCCCCCGGAGCTGCCGGACGTGATGAAGCCTCAGGACTCGAGCGGCGCCGCCACCGACCCCCCCCTGCCCTGA